Proteins from a single region of Chryseobacterium scophthalmum:
- a CDS encoding response regulator transcription factor: MKPKLTIFDEPLLYAEGLSKILVQNKIFSSIEIFNSYENLSKHIKNDPPEFLMISSGILVRTEMYSSIENIVAENKNIKIIVIGHSFDVTSIRKLFTKGIKSYLDKNSSYDEFLKSIQALISNEIYICDYAKEMMINYISHEQEKQNSHIKDPLTKREMEILKLICDGLSSKDISEKLFISINTVETHRKRILLKLNVRNSVGVVKYALENNIIH; this comes from the coding sequence ATGAAACCTAAATTAACCATCTTTGATGAGCCACTGTTGTATGCGGAGGGTTTATCAAAAATTCTTGTTCAAAACAAGATTTTTAGTTCGATCGAAATTTTTAATTCGTACGAAAATCTTTCTAAACACATCAAGAATGACCCTCCAGAATTTTTAATGATCAGCTCCGGTATTTTAGTACGTACAGAAATGTATTCTTCTATAGAAAATATTGTTGCTGAAAATAAAAATATCAAGATTATTGTAATCGGGCACTCTTTTGACGTAACATCAATTAGAAAACTTTTTACTAAAGGAATTAAAAGTTACCTCGACAAAAACAGTTCTTATGATGAATTTTTAAAATCTATTCAGGCATTAATCTCAAACGAAATCTACATTTGTGATTATGCGAAAGAAATGATGATTAACTACATCAGCCACGAGCAGGAAAAACAAAATTCTCACATTAAAGACCCTTTAACAAAGCGTGAAATGGAGATTTTGAAACTAATCTGCGACGGATTGAGCAGCAAAGACATCAGTGAAAAACTTTTTATCAGTATCAATACGGTAGAAACTCACAGAAAGCGAATTCTTTTAAAACTCAATGTAAGAAACTCGGTGGGTGTGGTAAAATATGCTTTGGAGAATAACATCATCCACTAA
- a CDS encoding carboxypeptidase-like regulatory domain-containing protein encodes MKTFIKIFTILILIFSLGSCSEELVEQAQTGNLKGKVVKRGTNEPIQNAKIFTTPSTQTVFSDKDGLFEIKDLPIGNYSVKCELSGYVTNFQAVNIQNQGQLVTIVFEMNDDDSLNSPPTAPVLLSPIDNAVNQPLTVELKWNSTDPDTTDVLKYRLIVKNNLNTNIVEVNDLKEKHYTLDNLQFGVSYFWQVGVSDEIHPEVLSAVFKFTTNTVPANRYHYVRKQSGNFVIMSSDNLGSNFQYTASMYNSWRPRKNNNAGLIAFLRTESGGTHIYTANPDGSNPFKVTQIPVSGFNNYEMDFAWSTNGSMFIYSSFDKLYKINKDGSGQELLYTTPDGSLISECDWSYDNSKIALKTNNFNGYNVKIYIIDMLGNVLKNIVNSGLGAAGGLNFSVDGQKLLYTRDVSGYQDSNYRQLDSRIFIYNLVTDTIIDISTESDKPVGTNDLDPRFSPNDAQIILMNTSNDNISQKNVVVIDLNNTNTDFTRTTLFTNAEMPDYE; translated from the coding sequence ATGAAAACTTTTATAAAAATATTCACCATTCTCATTCTGATTTTTTCTTTAGGATCATGCAGTGAAGAATTGGTAGAACAGGCACAAACAGGGAATCTTAAAGGGAAAGTTGTAAAACGTGGCACCAACGAGCCGATACAAAATGCAAAAATTTTTACAACTCCAAGTACACAAACTGTGTTTAGCGACAAAGATGGTTTGTTTGAAATAAAAGATCTACCAATCGGAAACTATTCGGTGAAATGTGAACTTTCGGGTTATGTAACCAATTTTCAGGCGGTCAATATTCAAAATCAAGGGCAATTGGTTACGATTGTTTTTGAGATGAATGATGATGATTCGTTAAATTCTCCACCGACAGCTCCTGTGTTGTTGAGTCCAATTGATAATGCGGTCAATCAACCTTTGACGGTAGAACTCAAATGGAATTCTACTGATCCCGATACAACGGATGTTTTGAAATATAGATTGATTGTAAAAAATAATCTCAATACAAATATTGTTGAGGTAAATGATCTAAAGGAAAAGCATTATACGTTAGATAATCTTCAGTTTGGAGTCAGTTATTTTTGGCAGGTTGGCGTTTCAGACGAAATTCATCCGGAAGTTTTGAGTGCTGTATTCAAATTTACAACGAATACTGTTCCTGCAAATCGGTATCATTATGTGCGTAAGCAAAGTGGAAATTTTGTAATCATGTCCAGCGATAATCTGGGAAGTAATTTTCAATACACAGCTTCTATGTACAACAGTTGGCGTCCGAGAAAAAATAATAATGCAGGATTAATCGCATTTTTAAGAACTGAAAGTGGCGGAACTCATATTTACACCGCAAATCCGGATGGTTCAAATCCATTTAAAGTGACGCAGATTCCGGTTTCCGGTTTTAATAATTATGAAATGGATTTTGCATGGAGCACGAATGGAAGCATGTTCATTTACTCCAGTTTTGATAAACTATATAAAATTAATAAAGACGGAAGCGGACAGGAACTTTTGTACACAACACCCGATGGAAGTCTGATTTCAGAATGTGACTGGAGCTATGATAACAGTAAAATTGCCCTGAAAACAAATAATTTTAACGGCTATAATGTGAAAATTTATATTATCGATATGCTCGGAAATGTTTTGAAGAATATTGTTAATAGTGGTTTAGGAGCAGCAGGAGGATTAAACTTTTCTGTTGACGGACAAAAATTGCTGTACACAAGAGATGTTTCAGGATATCAGGATTCTAATTACCGACAGCTCGATTCGCGAATTTTTATTTATAATTTAGTAACCGACACTATTATCGATATTTCTACGGAAAGTGATAAACCAGTTGGAACCAACGATCTTGACCCAAGATTTTCACCGAACGATGCTCAGATTATTCTGATGAATACTTCGAATGATAATATTTCACAGAAAAACGTCGTCGTTATAGATTTAAATAACACCAATACAGATTTTACCAGAACTACACTTTTCACCAATGCAGAAATGCCGGATTATGAATAA
- a CDS encoding CsgG/HfaB family protein, with the protein MLFCIMVLSIVLGCGSMIGLPSSKEKSMIGEITPYTTELKNLPAPKEKIVIGVYKFRDQTGQYKPAENGNNWSTAVPQGTTTILIKALEDSHWFIPIERENIANLLNERQIIRSTRQEYLKDADKNNSQGLPPLLYAGILLEGGVISYDSNILTGGVGARYFGIGASSQYRQDRITIYLRAVSTLNGEILKTVYVSKTILSTSVNGSFFRYVDAERLLEAEVGMTQNEPVQLAVTDAIEKAVKSLIVEGVRDKIWGKAVDSNVKYQKLIDEYNAEQANSNKRLIGNKYPNDNRQNFSIFGNVETQQVKDDYVNPATNIGGKIGIKYFLNKNFNLEGNANYFKIQNDNIMSRSFFVTEINLEYIIIPQYKLSPYVYGGVATMFSQDKSRYKAQVGGGLEYLVKQNIGLRLSSQYDMGFSDDWENLTTGKRNDQAIRFGLGINFYIGKN; encoded by the coding sequence ATGTTATTCTGTATAATGGTTTTGTCTATTGTATTGGGATGCGGTTCTATGATTGGATTACCTTCTTCAAAAGAAAAATCAATGATTGGTGAAATCACACCTTATACTACAGAACTCAAAAACTTACCAGCTCCTAAAGAAAAAATTGTTATCGGAGTATATAAATTTCGGGATCAAACCGGGCAGTACAAACCTGCAGAAAACGGAAACAACTGGAGTACAGCAGTTCCGCAAGGTACCACCACAATTCTTATCAAAGCTTTGGAAGACAGCCATTGGTTTATTCCTATCGAAAGAGAAAATATTGCAAATCTTTTAAACGAAAGACAAATCATCCGTTCCACAAGACAGGAATATCTGAAAGACGCAGATAAAAATAACAGTCAGGGATTACCGCCATTATTGTACGCCGGAATTCTTTTGGAAGGTGGTGTCATTTCTTACGACAGCAATATTCTGACTGGTGGAGTAGGCGCAAGATATTTTGGGATTGGTGCTTCTTCACAATACCGACAAGACAGGATTACTATTTATCTGAGAGCGGTCTCTACTTTAAACGGAGAAATTTTAAAAACGGTTTATGTTTCCAAAACAATTCTTTCCACAAGCGTAAACGGAAGCTTCTTCAGATATGTTGATGCAGAAAGACTTTTGGAAGCTGAGGTTGGGATGACTCAAAATGAGCCCGTTCAATTGGCGGTAACGGATGCTATAGAAAAAGCGGTGAAATCTTTAATTGTAGAAGGTGTTCGTGATAAAATTTGGGGGAAAGCAGTTGATTCAAATGTGAAATACCAAAAACTTATTGATGAGTACAATGCCGAGCAAGCCAACAGCAACAAAAGATTAATAGGAAATAAATATCCTAATGACAACAGACAGAATTTTTCAATTTTCGGAAACGTTGAAACGCAGCAGGTAAAAGATGATTATGTAAATCCTGCAACCAATATTGGTGGGAAGATTGGAATCAAATATTTCCTCAATAAAAATTTCAATTTAGAAGGAAATGCCAATTATTTCAAGATTCAAAACGATAACATAATGTCTCGCTCATTTTTCGTTACAGAAATTAATCTTGAATATATAATCATTCCACAATACAAACTTTCGCCATACGTCTATGGTGGAGTTGCAACGATGTTTTCGCAGGATAAATCAAGATACAAAGCACAAGTTGGTGGCGGATTAGAATATTTGGTAAAACAAAATATTGGTTTAAGGCTTTCCTCGCAGTATGATATGGGATTCAGTGATGATTGGGAAAATCTCACAACAGGTAAAAGAAATGATCAGGCAATACGATTTGGTCTTGGAATCAATTTTTATATCGGAAAAAATTAA
- a CDS encoding curli production assembly/transport component CsgF, producing the protein MKNLTVVMILFAGTFLAKSQQLVYKPINPAFGGDTFNYQWLLSSANAQNQFDEKSNIDNLLSGLNSLDSFTQSLNRQILSQLSSKLFQEQFGDGALKPGNYIFGSLYLQVTSTAQGLLINILDTGSGDQSEIVIPK; encoded by the coding sequence ATGAAAAATTTAACCGTTGTAATGATACTTTTTGCCGGGACATTTCTCGCAAAATCTCAGCAACTGGTATATAAACCTATCAATCCCGCATTTGGTGGCGATACCTTTAATTATCAGTGGCTTTTGAGCTCAGCCAATGCTCAGAATCAGTTTGATGAAAAGTCTAATATAGATAATTTATTAAGTGGTTTAAACTCTCTAGACAGTTTTACACAAAGCCTGAATAGGCAAATCTTGAGTCAGCTTTCTAGCAAATTGTTTCAGGAACAGTTTGGTGATGGAGCTTTAAAACCAGGAAATTACATATTTGGTTCACTGTATTTGCAAGTGACTTCTACAGCTCAAGGACTATTAATAAATATTTTGGATACCGGTTCGGGAGATCAGTCAGAGATTGTCATTCCAAAATAA
- a CDS encoding curli production assembly/transport protein CsgE: MLLPSSIFGQEDKRIIAKIENETIEKQLKIKAIVTNNTPTYVELNYLLVSIKKGENGNLSNNKQSGKFSINPGETKSLSEINVGLENKDALKAFLYIRDEQTQKLISKDSLEINQNFFNKKISQVEKEEAFELKGLTIDDTKTKVGRDFYDMFYIQYSQIPDKNSSSIKISELPARGTSGQINIEIDDKVIYSFITNPSEDYLTEQLAYTLRYIKEYNIRKNLIKNEFIY; the protein is encoded by the coding sequence ATGCTCTTGCCCTCATCAATCTTTGGGCAAGAGGATAAGAGAATTATAGCAAAAATTGAAAATGAAACAATTGAAAAACAACTTAAAATAAAAGCGATTGTTACTAATAATACTCCTACTTACGTAGAGCTCAATTACCTTTTGGTAAGCATTAAAAAAGGAGAAAATGGAAATCTTTCCAACAACAAACAAAGTGGGAAATTCTCTATTAATCCGGGAGAAACAAAATCTTTATCCGAAATCAATGTAGGTTTAGAAAATAAAGATGCACTGAAAGCGTTTCTCTACATCCGAGACGAGCAAACCCAGAAACTCATATCTAAAGACAGTTTAGAAATTAATCAGAATTTTTTTAACAAAAAAATCAGCCAGGTCGAAAAAGAAGAAGCTTTTGAACTGAAAGGCCTTACAATTGACGACACAAAAACAAAAGTGGGAAGAGATTTTTATGATATGTTTTACATTCAGTACAGTCAAATTCCCGATAAAAACAGTTCAAGTATAAAAATTTCTGAACTTCCGGCAAGAGGAACCAGTGGACAAATAAACATTGAAATTGATGATAAGGTTATTTACAGCTTTATTACAAACCCAAGTGAAGACTATCTAACGGAGCAGCTTGCCTATACTTTAAGATACATCAAAGAATATAATATCAGGAAAAATCTTATAAAAAATGAATTTATCTACTAA
- a CDS encoding NUDIX hydrolase — protein MSFGKDLLRKIKNAGLAGANAHGIFSPPSRPIFTYDQVLEKNPKFAAVNIVLYLKDNEWHFPLIVRSTNERDRHSGQISLPGGKREELDKDFAQTAIRETSEEIGIEKHYVRIIRELSPIYIPPSNFYVYPFISYTKKNPEFILQQSEAVEVIEFPITSFLNLPDSPEIMALPGAGGHEVPVINFNGYIIWGATAMILSEFSQLIKKM, from the coding sequence ATGAGTTTTGGAAAAGATTTACTACGAAAAATAAAAAATGCAGGATTGGCAGGCGCCAATGCACACGGAATTTTCTCGCCGCCTTCACGTCCTATATTTACATACGATCAGGTTTTAGAAAAAAATCCGAAATTTGCAGCCGTAAATATCGTTTTATATCTAAAAGACAATGAATGGCATTTTCCTCTGATTGTAAGAAGTACAAACGAAAGAGACCGACACAGCGGACAAATCTCTCTTCCAGGCGGAAAACGTGAGGAGCTTGATAAAGATTTTGCCCAAACCGCAATTCGTGAAACGTCTGAAGAAATAGGCATCGAAAAACATTATGTGAGAATTATACGGGAGCTATCTCCTATTTACATTCCGCCAAGTAATTTTTATGTTTATCCATTTATTTCTTACACCAAAAAAAATCCTGAATTTATTTTGCAGCAAAGTGAAGCTGTAGAAGTGATAGAATTTCCTATTACTTCATTTTTAAATTTACCAGACAGTCCTGAAATCATGGCACTTCCGGGAGCCGGAGGTCATGAAGTTCCGGTAATCAATTTTAACGGATATATTATTTGGGGAGCCACAGCGATGATCTTAAGCGAATTCAGCCAGTTGATTAAAAAAATGTAA
- a CDS encoding lysophospholipid acyltransferase family protein encodes MAKKNIFTDSFGTPYFLKRLIIFILGIVSYRRFNGFNKLKITGTENLVDLPDSNVLFVSNHQTYFADVAAMYHAFCAVNNGYLNTIKNPIYLLNPRVDFYYVAAEETMNKGILPKIFKIAGAVTVKRTWRAEGKNVNRMVDLGEIDNIMKALDNGWVATFPQGTTAAFAQGRKGTAKLIKNQRPIVIPIKINGFRRAFDKKGLRVKVTGVKPTMEFKKPLDIDYDKENAQQILLKIMTAIEQTEDFNILHTYDEEIKAKKSEQRNSQN; translated from the coding sequence ATGGCGAAGAAGAACATTTTTACCGATTCATTCGGAACACCTTATTTTTTAAAAAGATTAATCATTTTTATTCTGGGAATTGTTTCTTACAGAAGATTCAATGGTTTCAATAAGCTTAAAATCACCGGAACCGAAAATTTGGTAGATCTTCCGGATTCTAATGTGCTTTTCGTATCAAACCACCAAACGTATTTTGCTGATGTTGCGGCAATGTATCACGCATTTTGTGCAGTAAACAATGGATATTTAAATACCATTAAAAATCCTATTTATCTTCTTAATCCAAGAGTAGATTTTTATTACGTTGCTGCTGAAGAAACCATGAACAAAGGAATTCTTCCTAAAATTTTTAAAATTGCAGGTGCAGTTACCGTAAAAAGAACCTGGAGAGCAGAAGGGAAAAACGTCAACCGAATGGTAGATCTTGGAGAGATTGATAACATTATGAAAGCTCTCGACAACGGTTGGGTAGCAACTTTTCCACAAGGTACAACTGCAGCTTTTGCACAAGGAAGAAAAGGTACTGCAAAACTGATAAAAAACCAGCGCCCGATTGTGATTCCTATTAAAATAAATGGATTCAGAAGAGCGTTTGATAAAAAAGGACTTCGTGTAAAAGTAACCGGAGTAAAACCAACCATGGAGTTTAAAAAACCTTTGGATATTGATTACGACAAAGAAAATGCACAGCAGATTCTTCTTAAAATAATGACTGCCATTGAGCAGACCGAAGATTTTAATATCCTACACACCTATGATGAAGAAATTAAGGCTAAAAAATCTGAACAGCGCAATTCTCAAAACTAA
- a CDS encoding UDP-N-acetylmuramate--L-alanine ligase, producing MRTHFIAIGGSAMHNLAIALKDKGYHVTGSDDAIFEPSKSRLEKKGILPEEMGWFPEKITSDIDAVILGMHAHQDNPELAKAKELGLKIYSYPEFLYEQSKTKTRVVIAGSHGKTTITSMILHVLNFHQKDVDYMVGAQLEGFDCMVKLTENNDFMVLEGDEYLSSPIDLRSKFLLYQPNIALMSGIAWDHINVFKTFDDYIEQFRRFVASITPGGVLVYNEEDAEVVKVVENAENYFRKIPYKTPEYEISNGKVLLKTEMGDIPLSVFGAHNLLNLEGARHICHTLGIMDEDFYDAIMSFKGASKRLEKVEREDKGILYKDFAHAPSKVKAAVKAFCEQFKNEKKYGFLELHTYSSLNPIFLEQYDHAMDGLNEAIVFYSEDALKIKRMEPISPDLIKEKFKNENLKVFTNAEELHAYWDLLDKTQGVYMMMSSGNFGGLDLNK from the coding sequence TTGAGAACTCATTTTATTGCTATTGGCGGAAGCGCAATGCACAATCTTGCAATTGCACTTAAAGATAAAGGATATCATGTGACAGGTTCAGATGATGCTATTTTTGAACCTTCCAAATCGAGATTAGAAAAAAAAGGGATTCTTCCCGAAGAAATGGGCTGGTTTCCTGAAAAAATCACGTCTGATATTGATGCTGTAATCCTCGGAATGCACGCTCATCAAGACAATCCTGAGTTGGCAAAAGCAAAAGAATTAGGTTTAAAAATATATTCTTATCCTGAGTTTCTTTACGAACAATCAAAAACTAAAACCAGAGTTGTCATTGCTGGTTCTCACGGAAAAACAACCATCACATCAATGATTCTTCATGTTCTGAATTTCCATCAGAAAGATGTAGATTATATGGTGGGAGCTCAGTTGGAAGGTTTTGACTGTATGGTAAAATTGACCGAAAACAACGATTTTATGGTTTTGGAAGGTGACGAATACCTTTCCTCTCCTATCGATTTGCGTTCAAAATTTCTTTTATATCAACCGAATATCGCTTTAATGAGCGGAATTGCTTGGGATCACATCAATGTTTTCAAAACATTTGACGATTATATCGAGCAGTTCAGAAGATTTGTAGCAAGCATAACTCCGGGTGGAGTTTTGGTGTACAATGAAGAAGATGCAGAAGTGGTAAAAGTGGTAGAAAATGCTGAAAATTATTTCAGAAAAATTCCATATAAAACCCCAGAATACGAGATCAGCAACGGAAAAGTACTTCTGAAAACCGAAATGGGTGATATTCCACTTTCTGTTTTTGGAGCACACAATTTATTAAATCTTGAAGGAGCAAGACATATTTGCCATACTTTGGGAATTATGGATGAAGATTTCTATGATGCTATTATGAGCTTTAAAGGAGCTTCAAAGCGTCTGGAAAAAGTAGAAAGAGAAGATAAAGGAATTCTTTACAAAGATTTCGCACACGCTCCAAGCAAAGTAAAAGCGGCTGTAAAAGCGTTTTGTGAACAGTTTAAAAACGAAAAAAAATACGGTTTCCTTGAACTTCACACGTATTCAAGTTTAAATCCTATTTTTCTTGAGCAATACGACCACGCAATGGACGGATTGAATGAAGCCATTGTTTTCTATTCTGAAGATGCTTTAAAAATAAAAAGAATGGAGCCAATTTCTCCAGATTTAATTAAAGAGAAATTTAAAAATGAAAACCTGAAAGTGTTTACCAACGCTGAAGAACTTCATGCCTATTGGGATTTGCTTGATAAAACACAAGGTGTTTATATGATGATGAGTTCCGGAAATTTTGGAGGTTTAGATCTAAATAAATAA
- a CDS encoding NAD(P)H-dependent flavin oxidoreductase: MFFPETISKILKIKYPIVQAPMFGVSTPEMTAAAAKAGCLGSLALADLSAEKSVELIRKTKKLTNQPFAANIFVHHIPEITDELKQQYSKTKKYLENLAQKNNMEIKLPELESLKINSYHEQIDAIVEEKCKILSFTFGNLDNKSIQKLKETGTILIGTCTSVEEALELERSGIDIICVQGIEAGGHRGSFVSENIPQIGGFSLLSQVYDAVKVPLIYAGGIYNAKTLAAAKELGAEGFQIGSLLLTSQESALQDFEKERLKNVNEKDIVLTKSFSGRYARGIKNKFIETIENSEYILPYPYQNKLTGEMRRIARTVKNDEFVNLWVGQSIVNYSEISTQNILEKLIREYSESI; the protein is encoded by the coding sequence ATGTTTTTCCCTGAAACCATCAGCAAAATTTTAAAAATAAAATATCCAATAGTGCAAGCTCCAATGTTTGGAGTAAGCACTCCGGAAATGACAGCAGCTGCAGCAAAAGCAGGATGTTTAGGTTCGTTAGCTTTGGCTGATCTTTCAGCCGAAAAATCTGTTGAATTGATCCGTAAAACTAAAAAACTGACCAATCAACCTTTTGCGGCTAATATTTTTGTTCATCACATTCCTGAAATAACAGATGAATTAAAACAACAATATTCTAAGACTAAAAAATATCTTGAAAATTTGGCTCAGAAAAATAATATGGAAATTAAGCTTCCTGAATTAGAAAGCTTGAAGATCAATTCTTATCATGAGCAAATTGATGCAATTGTTGAAGAGAAATGTAAGATCCTAAGCTTTACTTTTGGAAACCTTGACAATAAAAGTATTCAAAAATTAAAAGAAACCGGAACAATTTTGATCGGAACCTGTACTTCTGTAGAAGAAGCTTTGGAGTTGGAAAGATCGGGAATCGATATTATTTGCGTTCAGGGAATCGAAGCCGGAGGTCACAGAGGTAGTTTTGTTTCGGAAAATATTCCTCAAATCGGCGGATTTTCATTGTTGTCACAGGTGTATGATGCTGTAAAAGTTCCTCTGATCTATGCAGGTGGAATTTATAATGCAAAAACTTTGGCTGCTGCAAAAGAATTGGGTGCAGAAGGTTTTCAGATAGGAAGTCTTTTGCTGACTTCTCAGGAAAGTGCTTTACAGGATTTTGAAAAAGAAAGACTAAAGAATGTCAATGAAAAAGATATTGTATTGACGAAAAGTTTTTCAGGACGCTACGCAAGAGGGATTAAAAATAAATTTATTGAAACGATTGAAAATTCAGAGTATATTTTGCCGTATCCATATCAGAATAAACTGACCGGAGAAATGAGAAGAATTGCAAGAACGGTGAAGAATGATGAGTTTGTCAATCTTTGGGTTGGGCAATCAATTGTTAACTACAGCGAAATTTCAACTCAAAATATTTTAGAAAAATTAATTAGGGAATATTCAGAATCTATTTAA
- a CDS encoding GNAT family N-acetyltransferase codes for MSYTIRIAVPDDYPKLVEIWESAVKATHDFLLESDFQYFKKAIPEQYFPHLEVYIISENSNPKGFGAVSEDTLEMLFIHNDARRKGLGKILYQHLHDKTGCTKVDVNEQNPEAIGFYEKMGFRKTGRSEKDGSGKDYPLIHMSL; via the coding sequence ATGTCTTATACAATTAGAATAGCAGTTCCAGACGACTATCCGAAACTAGTTGAAATTTGGGAGTCTGCCGTAAAAGCTACTCATGATTTTTTATTGGAAAGTGATTTTCAATATTTCAAAAAAGCAATTCCTGAGCAGTATTTTCCTCATCTTGAGGTCTACATTATTTCTGAAAACAGTAATCCAAAAGGATTTGGTGCAGTTTCAGAAGATACTTTAGAAATGCTTTTTATACATAATGACGCTCGTAGAAAAGGTTTAGGAAAAATTCTTTATCAACATTTGCATGATAAAACAGGCTGTACAAAAGTGGATGTGAATGAGCAAAATCCGGAGGCAATAGGATTTTATGAAAAAATGGGATTCAGAAAAACAGGAAGATCAGAAAAAGATGGTTCGGGCAAAGATTATCCGTTGATTCATATGAGTCTGTAA